A genomic region of Oncorhynchus mykiss isolate Arlee chromosome 2, USDA_OmykA_1.1, whole genome shotgun sequence contains the following coding sequences:
- the LOC110520736 gene encoding G-protein coupled receptor 20-like encodes MEPAYTGMSLDNSTSTVMPMATSAGNTNVSREPYMHRLAHLDEGLYNDFYSLWICLVVVNTLIFMVGMVLNTLALYVFCFRTKPKTTSVIYTINLAVTDLLVNLSLPTRIILYYSGGKCLNCSYVHIFSYFVNMYCSILFLTSICVDRYLAIVQAEASRKWRNPNVAKGVCIFIWLFAIVVTYSFLTTAFRHAGCCVSKLFVLTVFEFFLPLVVIVVFTVRIMCALSNSSLMQQSRERRVRAVQLLTTVLVIFTICFTPFHVRQVLVYFYPDMPHHIIVYHVTVTLSSLNSCMDPIVYCFVTNNFQSSMRGFFRKAEAELEQTSGNIISMQNSSKGSGTVTAIAHSVMMNVLSSSSPQHGNHIALD; translated from the coding sequence ATGGAGCCTGCCTATACTGGGATGTCACTGGATAACTCAACCTCAACAGTGATGCCCATGGCGACCTCCGCCGGCAACACCAATGTGAGCAGAGAGCCGTACATGCACCGCCTGGCCCATCTAGACGAGGGTCTCTACAATGACTTCTACAGCCTGTGGATCTGTCTGGTGGTGGTCAACACACTCATCTTCATGGTGGGAATGGTTCTCAACACCCTGGCCCTGTACGTGTTCTGCTTCCGCACCAAGCCCAAGACAACCTCAGTCATCTACACCATCAATCTGGCTGTCACAGACCTACTGGTTAACCTCTCCCTGCCCACACGTATCATTCTCTATTACAGTGGGGGAAAGTGCCTCAACTGCTCCTACGTGCATATATTCAGCTACTTTGTCAACATGTACTGCAGCATCCTCTTCCTCACCAGTATATGCGTGGACAGATACCTGGCCATAGTACAGGCTGAGGCCTCTAGGAAGTGGAGGAACCCTAACGTGGCCAAGGGGGTGTGCATTTTCATCTGGCTCTTCGCTATCGTGGTCACCTACTCCTTCCTCACCACAGCGTTCCGACACGCGGGCTGCTGCGTCTCCAAGCTCTTCGTCCTGACCGTCTTTGAGTTCTTCCTCCCCTTGGTCGTCATTGTGGTGTTCACCGTGCGCATCATGTGTGCCCTGTCCAACTCCAGTCTGatgcagcagagcagagagaggcgcGTGCGGGCCGTGCAGCTCCTCACCACTGTCCTGGTCATCTTCACCATCTGCTTCACCCCGTTCCACGTCAGGCAGGTGCTGGTGTACTTCTACCCCGACATGCCCCACCACATCATTGTCTACCACGTCACTGTCACCCTCAGCAGCCTGAACAGCTGCATGGACCCCATCGTCTACTGCTTCGTCACCAACAACTTCCAGTCCAGCATGAGGGGCTTCTTCCGCAAGGCGGAGGCAGAGCTGGAGCAGACCAGTGGGAACATCATCAGCATGCAGAATAGCTCCAAGGGCTCGGGGACTGTCACAGCTATCGCTCACAGTGTGATGATGAacgtcctgtcctcctcctctccccagcaTGGGAACCACATAGCGTTAGACTGA